The following proteins come from a genomic window of Ilumatobacter coccineus YM16-304:
- a CDS encoding histone deacetylase family protein: MDQPIAVFSAAELDEHVEPDGHPERRGRLDASLAGIPAAGLGDAVRQVEPRLATHAELERVHAPAHVRRVEAICAAGGGHLDADTYAAAGSFTTARRAAGAVLDAVDALANDECDIAFAASRPPGHHAVADSAMGFCLFNNVAVAAASLVDRGERVAIVDWDVHHGNGTQDIFYDDPNVLYVSTHESPLYPGTGRADETGGPNAPFSNLNLPVPRGTRGDVFREMFDEVIVPVIERFAPTWLIISAGFDAHRNDPLAGLELSSADYGDLALRLQRLVPARRTLVALEGGYDFEALSLSTGVVLSSLVGESYRPEAASTGDIGRPTIVAAKQRWEI; this comes from the coding sequence GTGGATCAACCGATCGCCGTCTTCAGCGCCGCCGAGCTCGACGAACACGTCGAGCCCGATGGTCACCCCGAGCGGCGAGGCCGCCTCGACGCCTCGCTCGCTGGGATCCCGGCCGCGGGGCTCGGCGACGCCGTTCGACAGGTGGAGCCGCGTCTCGCGACGCACGCCGAACTCGAACGCGTGCACGCCCCCGCCCACGTTCGTCGGGTCGAAGCGATCTGCGCTGCTGGCGGCGGGCACCTCGACGCCGACACCTACGCGGCAGCCGGCTCGTTCACCACGGCGCGCCGGGCGGCCGGGGCCGTGCTCGATGCGGTCGATGCGCTGGCGAACGACGAGTGCGACATCGCCTTCGCCGCCAGTCGGCCCCCCGGTCATCACGCGGTCGCCGACAGCGCGATGGGGTTCTGTCTGTTCAACAACGTGGCGGTCGCGGCGGCGTCGCTGGTCGACCGTGGTGAGCGGGTGGCGATCGTCGACTGGGACGTGCACCACGGCAACGGCACGCAAGACATCTTCTACGACGATCCGAACGTGTTGTACGTGTCGACGCACGAGTCGCCGCTGTACCCGGGCACGGGGCGCGCCGACGAGACCGGCGGCCCCAACGCGCCGTTCTCCAACCTCAACCTGCCCGTACCGAGGGGCACCCGCGGCGACGTGTTCCGCGAGATGTTCGACGAGGTGATCGTGCCGGTGATCGAGCGGTTCGCTCCGACGTGGCTGATCATCTCGGCCGGCTTCGACGCACACCGCAACGATCCGCTGGCCGGCCTCGAGCTCTCGTCGGCCGACTACGGCGACCTCGCGCTGCGGCTCCAACGGCTGGTGCCGGCACGCCGAACGCTGGTCGCGCTCGAGGGTGGCTACGACTTCGAAGCGCTGTCGTTGTCGACCGGCGTGGTGTTGAGCTCGCTCGTCGGGGAGTCGTACCGCCCCGAAGCGGCGTCGACCGGCGACATCGGCCGTCCGACGATCGTGGCGGCCAAGCAACGCTGGGAGATCTGA
- a CDS encoding bifunctional acetate--CoA ligase family protein/GNAT family N-acetyltransferase has translation MSSEATTSRWATSVVLGDGESAYIRPLVPEDQDALLAFHERQSPESLYRRFFSPKPSLTRAELEHFTTVDMVDRVALAVELHDELVAWASYERWTGRNEAEAAFMVDDAHHGRGIATLLLEHLAAIARTNGITRFTAEVLADNRGMLAVFAKAGWPLERRFDSGVVDLDWELATTDEFLDSVERREQRADSRAVARVLLPRAIAMVGASDRVDTIGHQLWTHLRDSAAVPVYPVNPRLEDLDGRRCYGSVDDLPDDVSLAIIAVPPKSLESTIDACIAKRMRGAVIVTIINGPKGPQIDIASIVARARRNGLRIIGPNSMGVASLHAGSALQASLVDVSLPPGRVAISMQSGTLGASLLRRARDLDLGLSWFVSLGDKSDVSANDLLQFWEDDDNTKVIGLYTETFGNPRKFARIARRAGRKRPIVAVRTGAAADGPMGSALYQQAGLIEVPSVHALLDAARVLAYQPTMRGPSVAVLTNSVSPGTLAMAALRAAGMSPVESTAGLDWQSSTDEYGDAMSSALDDPEIDAVFVIYAPSIPAHESLMSKTITDAARGASKPVVAVMIGSTDGPIAPDSEVPGFAFPEAAAAALGASFAYGGWLATEADTTITHRPVDPARAKALISQALDAAEGNEIELGVGPAIQLLSTYGIAVAGAEETPAARATDVAERLGYPVAVKAVHRQPGRSARSGIALDLNNADDVTDAIAVMNESLGNAADRFVVQRMTSPGITVRIKCTHDDRLGAIVSVGYGGVDADVIGDRSDRLAPISPSSAAAMLTETLVGQALADAGFDPSPLVDTIVQSSQLCADHADIDVLDLNPVIVSAGSAIVTDLTVRLVDRPDDDGPIRRLG, from the coding sequence ATGAGTTCCGAAGCAACCACGTCTCGCTGGGCGACGTCCGTCGTCCTCGGCGACGGCGAGTCCGCCTACATCCGCCCCCTCGTGCCCGAGGATCAGGACGCGCTGCTCGCCTTCCACGAACGTCAATCGCCCGAGAGCCTCTACCGCCGCTTCTTTTCCCCCAAACCGTCACTCACCCGCGCCGAGCTCGAGCACTTCACCACCGTCGACATGGTCGACCGCGTTGCGCTGGCCGTCGAGCTGCACGACGAGCTGGTCGCCTGGGCGAGCTACGAACGCTGGACCGGTCGAAACGAGGCCGAGGCCGCGTTCATGGTCGACGATGCACACCACGGGCGCGGCATCGCCACGCTGCTGCTCGAACATCTCGCGGCGATCGCCCGAACCAACGGCATCACCCGGTTCACGGCCGAAGTGCTCGCCGACAACCGCGGCATGCTCGCCGTGTTCGCCAAAGCCGGTTGGCCGCTCGAACGCCGATTCGATTCGGGCGTCGTCGACCTCGACTGGGAGCTGGCCACCACCGACGAGTTCCTCGACAGCGTCGAACGGCGCGAGCAGCGCGCCGACTCCCGAGCGGTCGCGCGGGTGCTCCTCCCCCGGGCCATCGCCATGGTCGGCGCATCCGACCGGGTCGACACCATCGGCCACCAACTGTGGACCCACCTCCGCGACAGCGCTGCGGTACCGGTGTACCCGGTCAACCCGCGGCTCGAAGACCTCGACGGCCGCCGGTGCTACGGCTCGGTCGACGACCTGCCCGACGACGTCTCGCTCGCGATCATCGCCGTGCCACCCAAGTCGCTCGAGTCGACGATCGACGCGTGCATCGCCAAGCGCATGCGTGGCGCCGTCATCGTCACCATCATCAACGGCCCGAAGGGGCCGCAGATCGACATCGCGTCCATCGTCGCCCGCGCCCGCCGCAACGGTCTGCGCATCATCGGCCCGAACAGCATGGGCGTCGCGTCGCTCCACGCCGGGTCGGCGCTCCAGGCCTCGCTCGTCGACGTGTCGCTCCCGCCGGGACGAGTCGCCATCTCCATGCAGTCGGGCACCCTCGGCGCGTCGCTGCTGCGACGCGCTCGCGATCTCGATCTGGGCCTGTCGTGGTTCGTGTCGCTCGGCGACAAGTCCGACGTCTCGGCCAACGACCTGCTCCAGTTCTGGGAGGACGACGACAACACGAAGGTGATCGGTCTGTACACCGAGACCTTCGGCAACCCGCGCAAGTTCGCGCGGATCGCCCGACGCGCCGGCCGCAAGCGTCCGATCGTCGCCGTCCGTACCGGCGCCGCCGCCGACGGGCCGATGGGCAGCGCGCTCTACCAGCAGGCCGGACTGATCGAAGTGCCGTCGGTGCACGCGCTGCTCGACGCTGCCCGTGTGCTCGCCTACCAGCCCACGATGCGGGGGCCGTCGGTCGCAGTGCTCACCAACTCGGTGAGCCCGGGCACGCTCGCTATGGCCGCGCTCAGAGCGGCCGGCATGTCGCCGGTCGAGTCGACCGCCGGTCTCGACTGGCAGTCGAGCACCGACGAGTACGGCGACGCGATGTCGAGCGCGCTCGACGATCCCGAGATCGACGCCGTGTTCGTGATCTATGCGCCGTCGATCCCCGCGCACGAGTCGTTGATGTCGAAGACCATCACCGACGCTGCGCGAGGCGCCTCGAAGCCGGTCGTCGCCGTCATGATCGGCTCGACCGACGGACCCATCGCACCCGACTCCGAGGTTCCGGGGTTCGCGTTCCCCGAGGCCGCCGCTGCTGCGCTCGGCGCGTCGTTCGCCTACGGCGGCTGGCTCGCCACCGAGGCCGACACCACGATCACTCACCGTCCGGTCGACCCGGCTCGCGCCAAGGCGCTCATCAGCCAGGCGCTCGACGCCGCCGAGGGCAACGAGATCGAACTCGGCGTCGGTCCGGCGATCCAGTTGCTCTCCACCTACGGCATCGCCGTCGCCGGAGCCGAGGAGACGCCGGCGGCACGCGCGACCGACGTGGCCGAACGGCTCGGCTACCCCGTCGCGGTCAAGGCAGTCCACCGCCAACCCGGTCGATCGGCACGCTCGGGCATCGCGCTCGACCTCAACAACGCCGATGACGTCACCGATGCCATCGCGGTGATGAACGAGTCGCTCGGCAACGCCGCCGATCGCTTCGTCGTCCAACGGATGACCTCGCCGGGCATCACGGTGCGTATCAAGTGCACGCACGACGACCGACTGGGCGCGATCGTGAGCGTCGGCTACGGCGGCGTCGACGCCGACGTGATCGGCGACCGGTCCGATCGACTGGCACCGATCTCGCCGTCGAGCGCCGCTGCGATGCTCACCGAGACCCTGGTCGGCCAAGCACTCGCCGACGCCGGGTTCGACCCGTCACCGCTCGTCGACACCATCGTGCAGTCGTCTCAGCTCTGCGCCGACCACGCCGACATCGACGTGCTCGACCTCAACCCGGTCATCGTGTCGGCCGGGTCGGCGATCGTCACCGATCTCACCGTGCGCCTCGTCGATCGTCCCGACGACGACGGCCCGATTCGCCGACTCGGCTGA